From the genome of Haloarcula taiwanensis:
GTATACGGGAGTTTTCACTGCTAGAAGCCAATGACCGACCGGATTCGCGTTCTCCACGTCGACGACGACACGGCTATCGTCGAGGCGGCCACGAGCGCTCTGGAACAGGCGCACTGTGGCATTACGGTCGAGACGGAGACGAGCGTCGCCGACGGACTCGAACGGCTCGACAGTGGGACGTTCGGCTGTGTCGTCGCGGGCTATGAGCTGCCGGAGCAGACCGGCGTCGAGTTCCTCGATGCGGTCCGCAAGCGAGCGCCGGACCTGCCGTTCGTGCTGTTCGCCAGTGAGGGGAGCGAAGCAGCCGCAAGCGACGCGATTTCCGCGGGCGTCACCGAGTACATCCGGGCCGATGGCGGGGCCGAACCGTACGCACGACTGGCACACACCGTCGTCGACGCCGTCGAGCGGACGGCCGATGACATCGAATACACACAGAGTACACGTCGTGAACGCGCTATTGAAGAGCTTCACTCCACCGCCAGGGCGTTCATGCGAGCCACGACTGCGGATGCGGTTGCGCAGATCACAGTGGACACTGCCAGGACAATCCTCAACATGCCGGCCAACGGCGTCCACTTCGCCGACGGCGAGCGTCTGTATCCGGTCGCCTGGACCGAACAGGTCGAGGAATTCCTCGGCACGCCGCCGGTGTTCGAGGCCGGAGAATCACTCGCGTGGCAGGCTTTCGAAACCGGTGAGGCGAAGGTCCACGACGATATCACGTCGGTTCCGGGCCGGTACAATCCAGAGACCGATATCCGTAGCGAGATCATCCTCCCGCTCGGGGACCACGGCGTCCTCCTCGTCGGCTCGTGCGAGACAGGTGCATTCGATGAGACGGACGTTACGCTCGCACAGACGCTCTCCGTCCACGCGACAGCGGCCCTCAATCGTCTCGACCGCGACCACCAGCTCCGCGAGGAACGGGAGTTCATCGATCAAGCGCTCGATACGCTTGACGACCTCTTCTACGTCGTCGACACGGACGGCAGCCTCCGGCGGTGGAACGAGCGCATCCCCGAAGTCACAGGATACAGCGACGACGAGATCGACGGGATGTCCGTCTCTGAGTTCTTCCCGGGTGACGAGCACGAGACGATCGCTTCGGCGATACATGAGACACGAAGCGGCGGCCGGGTAACTGTCGAAGCAGAGGTCCTGACTGCCGATGGAGAGCGGATTCCATACGAGTTTTCGGGTACTCGGTTGACAGACACCGATGGAGCAGTTTCTGGGACGGTGGGTATCGGCCGGGACATCTCCCAGCACAGGGCATACGAACAGCAGTTGGAACGCCAGAACGAGCGCCTCAATGAGTTCACAAGCATCGTCAGCCACGACCTCCGGAACCCGCTGACTATCGCGGAGGGGAATCTGGAACTGGCCAGAGAAGAATGTGACAGCGACGCACTCGACACGGTATCGCGTGCCCACGAGCGAATGCGAGCGCTGATAGACGACCTCCTAGCGTTTGCACGTGCCGGAGAAACGGCGACCGACCTCGAAACCGTCGCGCTCGCCGACATCGTTGAGGAATGCTGGCAGAGCGTCAAAGATGAACAGGCAACGCTCGTCGTCGAGGACGACCGACAGATTCGGGCAGACACGGCAAAGCTCCGTCGACTGTTATCGAACCTTATCCGCAACAGTGTGGAACACGGGTCCGCGGGCGCTCAGATGTCGGCTGACGGAGACGCTGACCAGCGTGGCGGGGGCGTAACTGTGCGAATCGGTGTCATTGAAGAGCTGGACCAGCACGGCTTCTACGTCGCCGACGACGGGCCGGGCATCCCTGAGGACGACCGCCAGCAGGCGTTTGAAGGAGGCTATTCGACTGGCGAGAGCGGGACCGGGTTCGGTCTCAAAATCGTCCAGCGAATCGCCGAGGTCCACGGGTGGACGGTCACAGCTACCGAGAGCGAGGCCGGCGGCGCACGGTTCGAGGTGACAGGCCTCGACCCCGCCTGAGCAGACCAGCCAGTCCCGAATGTGGGACAGCGACGACGACAGACCTACCGCGAGACGTGACTGGCCTTTTGGTTCTGAAGCCCTCAGTACTGGTCATGTCATCCCAGCGCCCTGCTCGGCAGGGTCCGCGGACCGCCGAGCAGTCGGCTGCGTCGAGAGACGGAGCGACGCCTGCACTCGCCGTCGAGGGGCTGTCGAAGCAGTTCGGCAGCGGTTCGGACGCGGTGACGGCCGTCGACGACGTGTCGTTTCGCATCGAGCAGGGCACGGTCGTCGGCCTGCTGGGACCCAACGGGGCGGGCAAGACGACGACGATAAAATCGATTCTCGGGCTGGTGTTGCCTGATTCCGGGAGTGTCCGGGTGCAAGGTATCGACATGAGCGAGCACCCGCGGGCAGCGTACCGTCACGTCGACGGGATGCTCGAAGGGGCGCGAAACGACTACTGGCGGCTGACTGTCCGTGAGAACCTGCGCTATTTCTCGACCATCAAGGGTGTCAAGCCGGCTGCTGTTGCCGACCGACACGAGCGCCTGCTGGCGAAACTCGACCTCCTGGAGAAGGCCGACGAACCGGTCCGAGACCTCTCCCGCGGGATGAAACAGAAGGTGTCGCTGGCGAGTGTACTTGCCAGCGAGTCCGAACTGGTGTTTCTCGACGAGCCGACGCTTGGGCTGGACGTCGAAAGCTCGCTGACGTTGCGGCGGGAACTGCGCCGCATCGTCGACGAGCGCGACCTCACAGCGGTCGTCAGCAGCCACGACATGGACGTCATCGAGGACGTCTGTGACCGGGTTATCATCATGAACGACGGGGAGATCATCGCAGACGACAGCGTGGCGGCTGTGCTCGACCAGTTCACCGCGAACGCCTTCGCCGTCACCAGTCCGGACATCACCGATGCCCTGCTTGCGACGATTCGGGAGCGCTTCGAGGTGGTCGACGTGACGAACGTCGAGCGGGGGCGGCGAGTCGAGGTGGCGACCGACAGCGACGGGTTCTACCGCTTGCTGGCCCTGTGCCGGGACCACAGCGTGACGCTGACTGGCGTCGGCACAGTCGAACCAGACCTTGAGGACGTGTTCGTCGAGATTACCGGGCAGGAACGGAAGGGGCCGGGCCGATGACCGCGAGCGCCGACACGCACACGGACGGCAGTGAGGATGCCCGTGCCGGCATGCAGGCGGGCTATCTCGATCTCGCACGGGCGGTGCTGTACCGCGAGTACCTCATCTTCGTCCGCTATCCGGCCAACGCCGTCGGCGGGGTCGTCATCTCGGTGTTTTTCTTCGGCCTGCTGTTTTACGGCGGTCGGATGCTCGCCGGGCAGGCGATAACAGACTCCATCGAGGGAATCATCGTCGGCTACTTCCTGTGGTCGCTTTCGGTCGGGGCCTACCAGTCGATTTCGAACGATATCGGCAGCGAAGCCCAGTGGGGCACCCTCGAACGGCACGTCATGACGCCGTTTGGCTTCGCGCCGGTCGCGTTCTGCAAGGGGGTCGCGAAAGTTGTCCGGACGTTCATCACCTCGACAGTGGTGCTTGCAGTGATGCTTGCGATTACCGGAACGTCGCTCCAGTTGAACGTCCTCACCGTCGTCGTGGTCGCGTCGCTGACTATCGCCTCGGTGCTGGGGCTGGGCTTCGCGGCCGGCGGCGTCGCGGTACTGTACAAACGCATCGGGAACTGGCTCAATCTGCTCCAGTTCGGGTTCATCATCCTCATCTCCGCGCCCGTGTTCGAACTCGGCTGGACGCGAATTCTGCCGCTGGCTCACGGGAGTGCGCTCCTGCAGCGAGCGATGGTCGACGGGACCCGACTCTGGCAGTTTTCCCCCGTCGACCTGGGTCTCCTCATCGGTGTCCCGGTCGGCTACGTCCTGTTCGGGTACGTCGTGTTCCAGTACACGACCCGGCGAGCCAGACGGCTCGGCGTGCTCGGCGACTACTGACCGAGGTAGACAGATGCTTTTACTTATGATGCCGGTAATGTGATACGTAACGCTGTCACTCGGACTGACCGCACAGCGTCAGGCAGTCCCCGCCCTGTACCCCACAAATGGTCACTCGACACCTCACCTCGGAACGACTGGTGCTCACCATCGCGACGGTGGTCGTCATTGGTGTGCTTGCGGTTGCGGTCTGGTCGCTCGCATTCGCGAGTACCGGGACCGCCGATCAACCTCAGATCAGCGCGGACGTGCAACAACGCTACGAGGCGATAGACGGCGTCAATTCGACACAGACAACCACTATCAGCCGGAACGGAACGGTCGCGAGTCGGACGACCTACGACGCCGTACTCCAGCCAGGGACACAGAAGAAACGGCTGGCAGTCATCAGCAGCACTGTCGACCGATACGATCTCCGGGTGTCGAACGGATCGGCGCT
Proteins encoded in this window:
- a CDS encoding histidine kinase translates to MTDRIRVLHVDDDTAIVEAATSALEQAHCGITVETETSVADGLERLDSGTFGCVVAGYELPEQTGVEFLDAVRKRAPDLPFVLFASEGSEAAASDAISAGVTEYIRADGGAEPYARLAHTVVDAVERTADDIEYTQSTRRERAIEELHSTARAFMRATTADAVAQITVDTARTILNMPANGVHFADGERLYPVAWTEQVEEFLGTPPVFEAGESLAWQAFETGEAKVHDDITSVPGRYNPETDIRSEIILPLGDHGVLLVGSCETGAFDETDVTLAQTLSVHATAALNRLDRDHQLREEREFIDQALDTLDDLFYVVDTDGSLRRWNERIPEVTGYSDDEIDGMSVSEFFPGDEHETIASAIHETRSGGRVTVEAEVLTADGERIPYEFSGTRLTDTDGAVSGTVGIGRDISQHRAYEQQLERQNERLNEFTSIVSHDLRNPLTIAEGNLELAREECDSDALDTVSRAHERMRALIDDLLAFARAGETATDLETVALADIVEECWQSVKDEQATLVVEDDRQIRADTAKLRRLLSNLIRNSVEHGSAGAQMSADGDADQRGGGVTVRIGVIEELDQHGFYVADDGPGIPEDDRQQAFEGGYSTGESGTGFGLKIVQRIAEVHGWTVTATESEAGGARFEVTGLDPA
- a CDS encoding ABC transporter ATP-binding protein, translated to MSSQRPARQGPRTAEQSAASRDGATPALAVEGLSKQFGSGSDAVTAVDDVSFRIEQGTVVGLLGPNGAGKTTTIKSILGLVLPDSGSVRVQGIDMSEHPRAAYRHVDGMLEGARNDYWRLTVRENLRYFSTIKGVKPAAVADRHERLLAKLDLLEKADEPVRDLSRGMKQKVSLASVLASESELVFLDEPTLGLDVESSLTLRRELRRIVDERDLTAVVSSHDMDVIEDVCDRVIIMNDGEIIADDSVAAVLDQFTANAFAVTSPDITDALLATIRERFEVVDVTNVERGRRVEVATDSDGFYRLLALCRDHSVTLTGVGTVEPDLEDVFVEITGQERKGPGR
- a CDS encoding ABC transporter permease, with the protein product MTASADTHTDGSEDARAGMQAGYLDLARAVLYREYLIFVRYPANAVGGVVISVFFFGLLFYGGRMLAGQAITDSIEGIIVGYFLWSLSVGAYQSISNDIGSEAQWGTLERHVMTPFGFAPVAFCKGVAKVVRTFITSTVVLAVMLAITGTSLQLNVLTVVVVASLTIASVLGLGFAAGGVAVLYKRIGNWLNLLQFGFIILISAPVFELGWTRILPLAHGSALLQRAMVDGTRLWQFSPVDLGLLIGVPVGYVLFGYVVFQYTTRRARRLGVLGDY